The proteins below are encoded in one region of Telopea speciosissima isolate NSW1024214 ecotype Mountain lineage chromosome 10, Tspe_v1, whole genome shotgun sequence:
- the LOC122642457 gene encoding uncharacterized protein LOC122642457 has protein sequence METTTAQPEIKVCSNELNVVGTEEPTIVQHVTKASSDQLLRKFADSDDESPAKREPRVPKRRRKCRRNGDEDKENCESPLRNSNNSSLVERRSLLPSAVTRKSTLLRQLGIARSQLRARDIRNKSLMRAIEKTWRKTVEGASKVFIERHYNRHNRLINDAV, from the exons ATGGAAACAACCACAGCTCAGCCCGAAATCAAGGTATGTTCGAACGAATTAAACGTAGTTGGAACAGAAGAACCTACAATAGTGCAGCACGTAACGAAGGCATCTTCAGATCAATTGCTGAGGAAATTCGCAGATTCGGATGACGAGTCTCCTGCAAAGAGAGAGCCACGAGTGCCGAAGCGCCGGAGAAAATGCCGAAGAAATGGCGATGAAGATAAGGAAAATTGTGAGAGTCCATTAAGGAACAGTAACAATAGCAGCTTGGTAGAGCGGAGATCTCTTCTACCCTCAGCTGTGACGAGGAAATCGACACTTCTTCGGCAGCTTGGAATTGCGAGATCACAGCTTAGAGCGAGGGATATCAGGAACAAGTCTCTCATGAGAGCTATTGAGAAG ACTTGGCGTAAAACGGTGGAAGGTGCTTCGAAGGTGTTTATAGAGAGGCATTACAACCGACATAATCGCCTCATAAACGATGCAGTTTAA